In Lewinellaceae bacterium, a single window of DNA contains:
- a CDS encoding T9SS type A sorting domain-containing protein, whose protein sequence is MSNYATSSMLRFLLPALLMLSSLALPGQTNFWENTMGDGLWSTDGNWSEGMAPTSSHDVRFNNNNSSDDCTIDVSPTVKSLEINANYLGNVNLGGNTLAIAGDFGVPTATQFTAGMGSKVAITENATVNSAASVYDFEINTAQTTHNVTISQDLAIANDLTIIQIDQLNGSGNKLKVGADIILNDADLDGNSIISATGASSTISGTQLRNLNVEAGASLALLSDITLNNNFALTGSGNITGANKLIFSGSGTVNFSGTVPNVEINTSLAGQTVTLSQNLNISGGLKIIQVGSIAGGTDKEVQVDGDITVDDGDVGGNHFIVATGNGNLSGIGALRRLKVDAGASLQLSSDFTLNNNFELDGSGTITGANKLIFGSNGTVDFSGTVSNVEISTATAGQNVTFSQNFNIAGDLEITQAGTLNGGSDKEVRVSGDITATDSGLDGTSGNAATLVLAGNSANSFQGTGGGSYRHFAVDKDNAADIAQLNSSDAFLSITVKNGALSLNGQNPSAPVTVNSGGTLGGSGTITGDVICDAGGKVSPGDSPGTLTITGNITINGTLEMEIIDNMAAGSGTAGTHYDRLNVSGNASVTTLSVLFLGTITPPDYPATGEVYTLLSVGGTEMVSSTGYTPININAAYASGAVTIGSPALPITLTYFSATPKAQAIHLTWRTATEHNNDYIAVEHSADGAKFTELGRVKGAGTTEEPQAYRFVDEHPLRGLNYYRLRQVDFDGAFEYHKTISVLFDGKRQGLGIQAWPNPVQGQLQATWAAASDQATTLQVLDMTGRKLAEYQAAAGVSTFDLPLNGLPAGLYFLKARQGQEEEVVRFHKQ, encoded by the coding sequence ATGAGTAACTATGCTACCTCTTCAATGCTGCGTTTTTTATTGCCAGCACTATTGATGTTATCTTCACTGGCCCTGCCCGGGCAGACTAACTTTTGGGAGAACACTATGGGCGACGGCCTCTGGTCTACAGACGGCAACTGGAGCGAGGGAATGGCTCCAACCAGCAGTCACGATGTAAGATTCAACAACAATAACAGCAGCGATGACTGTACCATTGATGTCAGCCCCACCGTAAAAAGCCTGGAGATCAACGCCAACTATTTAGGGAATGTTAACCTCGGCGGCAATACGTTGGCTATTGCCGGCGACTTCGGAGTGCCAACCGCCACTCAGTTTACCGCTGGCATGGGCAGCAAGGTTGCAATAACCGAGAATGCCACCGTCAACTCCGCCGCTTCGGTGTATGACTTCGAGATCAATACTGCTCAAACAACTCACAATGTCACCATCAGCCAGGATCTTGCCATTGCCAACGACCTTACCATCATTCAGATCGACCAATTGAACGGGAGCGGGAACAAACTCAAAGTAGGTGCAGACATCATATTGAATGACGCCGACCTGGACGGCAACAGCATCATTAGCGCCACCGGGGCCAGCTCTACCATTTCCGGCACACAACTGCGCAACCTGAATGTGGAAGCTGGCGCCAGCCTGGCATTACTTTCGGATATCACTTTGAACAACAACTTCGCCCTGACTGGCAGCGGAAACATCACCGGCGCCAACAAACTCATTTTTAGCGGTAGCGGAACCGTCAATTTTTCCGGCACAGTGCCTAATGTAGAGATCAATACCTCCTTGGCGGGGCAAACAGTTACGCTTTCCCAGAATCTCAATATTTCGGGTGGATTGAAGATCATACAGGTGGGCAGCATTGCTGGAGGCACCGACAAGGAAGTACAGGTAGACGGAGACATCACCGTAGACGATGGCGATGTAGGCGGCAATCATTTCATCGTCGCCACCGGCAACGGCAACCTCTCCGGGATTGGCGCACTGCGCAGGCTGAAAGTGGACGCCGGCGCCAGCCTGCAACTCAGCTCGGATTTTACGCTGAACAATAATTTCGAACTTGACGGCAGCGGAACCATCACCGGCGCCAACAAACTTATTTTCGGCAGCAACGGAACAGTCGACTTTTCCGGCACAGTGTCTAATGTGGAAATCTCAACCGCCACCGCAGGGCAGAACGTTACTTTTTCCCAAAACTTCAATATCGCTGGAGATTTGGAAATCACGCAGGCCGGCACGCTCAACGGAGGCTCAGACAAGGAGGTGCGGGTGAGTGGAGATATAACCGCAACGGACAGTGGCCTTGACGGAACCTCCGGCAACGCCGCCACCCTCGTTTTAGCAGGTAACAGCGCCAATAGTTTTCAGGGAACAGGGGGAGGCAGTTATCGCCATTTTGCCGTCGACAAAGACAATGCAGCAGATATCGCTCAACTGAACAGCTCGGACGCATTTCTGTCTATTACCGTCAAAAATGGTGCATTATCCCTCAATGGGCAAAATCCTTCCGCTCCCGTAACCGTTAACTCCGGCGGCACGTTGGGCGGAAGCGGAACCATAACTGGCGATGTGATTTGTGATGCCGGCGGCAAGGTCAGCCCTGGAGATTCTCCCGGTACTTTGACAATTACTGGCAATATAACGATCAATGGCACTTTGGAGATGGAAATTATCGATAATATGGCAGCCGGATCAGGCACAGCTGGCACTCATTATGACCGGTTGAACGTTTCTGGAAATGCTTCCGTCACAACCCTTAGCGTACTTTTTCTTGGTACGATCACCCCCCCTGACTATCCAGCCACTGGAGAGGTTTATACATTGCTATCTGTGGGCGGCACAGAAATGGTATCTTCTACAGGCTATACGCCAATCAACATCAATGCGGCTTACGCATCAGGTGCTGTAACCATTGGCTCGCCTGCTCTGCCGATCACCCTCACCTACTTCTCCGCCACCCCCAAAGCCCAGGCCATCCACCTCACCTGGCGCACCGCCACCGAACATAACAACGACTACATAGCCGTCGAGCACTCCGCCGACGGCGCCAAATTCACCGAACTCGGCCGGGTAAAAGGTGCCGGCACCACCGAAGAGCCGCAGGCGTACCGCTTCGTCGACGAACACCCCTTGCGCGGTCTCAACTACTACCGCCTCCGCCAGGTCGATTTCGACGGCGCTTTCGAATACCACAAAACCATCAGCGTGCTGTTTGACGGCAAGCGCCAGGGCCTGGGCATTCAAGCCTGGCCCAATCCCGTGCAGGGCCAACTGCAGGCCACCTGGGCGGCTGCTTCCGATCAGGCTACTACGCTGCAGGTACTGGATATGACGGGGAGGAAGCTGGCAGAGTACCAGGCAGCAGCCGGCGTTAGCACCTTTGATCTGCCGCTCAACGGGCTGCCGGCCGGTTTGTACTTCCTGAAAGCGAGGCAGGGGCAGGAAGAGGAGGTGGTGAGGTTTCATAAACAGTAA